The Plasmodium yoelii strain 17X genome assembly, chromosome: 1 genome contains a region encoding:
- a CDS encoding PIR protein — protein sequence MAISKMCDDFDTFRKFFRDELKGSGEYDFNSRTFKKYCPKESCNNDIDKINAGCLWLIYELFVKLSFSADPNTLKNDSVSIIIWLGYILNLKPHEGINTINDFYSKHIQDNAEYSKHKIDDKTYTDYKKIIDKVEEYMNINIDNMPKFYESLKLLCNMYTAYTKKNNSDFSKYTNKFIDKYKELFDDDKNIKDSSYNKILNVLSNYYYYFGKGIRFNDMPIDRPSLPTEKTLKKDNPEDPKVTKATKGTEISSEEDKSDIETIQSYDTILSGSSLVNKLVIVLPILAAIAIFWGIAYKYSLFGFRKRSKKQHLREKLKK from the exons atGGCAATTAGTAAAATG TGTGACGATTTTGATACTTTTAGGAAGTTTTTTCGCGATGAATTGAAGGGTTCTGGAGAATATGATTTTAATTCTAGAACGTTCAAGAAATATTGCCCTAAAGAAAGTTGCAATAACGATATTGACAAGAttaatgctggatgtttatggTTAATTTATGAACTTTTCGTTAAATTGAGTTTTTCAGCTGATCCCAATACTCTTAAGAATGATTCTGTAAGCATTATAATATGGCTAGGTTATATTTTAAACCTAAAGCCACATGAAGGAATCAACACAATAAACGATTTTTATTCTAAGCATATACAAGATAACGCGGAGTACTCTAAGCATAAAATTGATGATAAAACCTATACCGATTATAAGAAGATCATAGATAAAGTAGAggaatatatgaatattaatattgataatatgcctaaattttatgaatcaCTTAAATTGTTATGTAATATGTATACTGCTTatacgaaaaaaaataatagcgatttttcaaaatatactaataaatttattgataaatataaagaactctttgatgatgataaaaatattaaagacAGTTCatacaataaaatattaaatgttttatcaaattattattattattttggaAAAGGTATTCGCTTTAATGATATGCCAATAGATCGTCCTTCATTACCAACAGAAAAAACACTCAAAAAAGATAATCCAGAAGATCCTAAAGTAACTAAAGCAACTAAAGGAACTGAAATATCGAGTGAAGAAGATAAATCAGATATTGAAACAATTCAGAGTTATGACACTATATTATCAGGCTCATCactagtaaataaattagttATAGTTTTGCCGATATTAGCTGCAATAGCAATTTTTTGGGGAATTGCTtacaag tattcattatttggatttcgaaAACGATCAAAAAAACAACACTTAAgagaaaaactaaaaaaataa
- a CDS encoding PIR protein, producing the protein MDDDICGNFDFLRMYLHDDLEKSTLDFHKNDNIKKYCSNDGSGEKKCNTDLDKIKAGFLWLLEKNCSISKKTYSDESINAIFLYIISWLSYKLNQNSEHYFTKINDFFTEYVNNNQEYDKIIQNSQGCKNLKEIINKKSDLLNIDIQDMSNFYDVFKSLCNIYGDVAKNTNNTNLSASATIFVNKYTNLNDYYNIENTSYSKILSNILTYYNKLKNKCAERITDPVQLPSLPTGRATKKFLRNSSIQISLIPMTFIFFALLIYLGIVYKRSSFDFRKKLQKLNLRIKKIKRKINH; encoded by the exons ATGGATGATGATAta TGTGGAAACTTTGATTTTTTGAGGATGTATTTACATGATGATTTGGAAAAAAGTACACTtgattttcataaaaatgataatattaagAAATATTGCTCTAATGACGGTTcaggagaaaaaaaatgcaatactgatctcgataaaattaaggCTGGATTTTTGTGGTTActtgaaaaaaattgttcTATATCCAAAAAGACATATTCTGATGAAAGTATTAATgcaatttttctatatattatttcatgGTTAAGTTACAAATTAAATCAAAACTCAGAGCACTATTTCACCAAAATAAACGATTTTTTTACTgaatatgtaaataataatcaagagtatgataaaattatacaaaattccCAAGGTTGTAAAAATCTTaaggaaataataaataaaaaaagtgattTATTGAATATTGATATTCAAGATAtgtctaatttttatgatgtatttaaatcattatgtaatatatatggtGATGTTGCAAAGAATACAAATAACACCAACTTGTCAGCTAGTGCAACTATTTTTGTTAACAAATATACAAATCTCAacgattattataatattgaaaatacctcatatagtaaaatattgTCTAATATATTAacttattataataaattaaaaaataaatgtgctGAAAGAATTACTGATCCTGTACAATTACCAAGTCTTCCAACAGGAAGAGcaacaaaaaaatttttacGAAATTCATCAATACAAATTTCATTAATCCCAATgacatttattttctttgcATTACTTATATATTTAGGAATTGtgtataag cgTTCATCATTTGACTTTCGGAAAAAGCTTCAAAAACTCAATTTaagaatcaaaaaaataaagaggaaaataaatcattaa
- a CDS encoding fam-a protein: MNKFYIQIVFFLLSISVYVNNKILATEADPGEDTTSKLTLESAPESTPKYLTSEEIYEKNKHLLCTNPEETINAENVMKEAVTHLKSHAADMHTYKLCKTCIDYHMDFHKRKHEDHISGEKIEYMVRDSNKYNEVINELWDPDHPNFLNTGSVKIVRVYNPNLVMIQQRYKKKFGRRQKYFYALAAKVEVSEDTTIIVMTSANINDHNPSNKTYKNEIVKSANSFKTEVDSEDDIKQGKLKKAFVNLAGYIIQKYRAVSVTYIESIDGHASFKKPCIIGKCFKYYYLHK; encoded by the exons atgaataagttttatattcaaattgttttttttcttttaagcATTTCCGTAtatgtgaataataaaatccTTGCAACTGAAGCTGATCCAGGAGAAGATACAACATCCAAATTAACACTCGAATCAGCACCCGAATCAACACCGAAATATCTTAC TTCagaagaaatatatgaaaaaaacaagcATCTATTATGTACTAACCCCGAAGAAACTATAAACGCAGAAAATGTTATGAAAGAAGCTGTAACACATTTAAAATCTCATGCTGCAGATATGCATACgtataaattatgtaaaaCGTGTATTGATTATCATATGGATTTTCATAAAAGAAAGCATGAAGACCATATAAGTGGtgaaaaaattgaatataTGGTTCGTGATTCGAATAAG TATAATGAAGTAATAAACGAGTTATGGGACCCCGATCATcccaattttttaaatactgGCTCTGTTAAAA tTGTCCGTGTGTACAATCCAAATTTAGTAATGATACAACAACGttacaaaaaaaagtttGGACGCCGtcagaaatatttttatgctttaGCTGCAAAGGTTGAA gTATCAGAAGACACAACTATAATTGTCATGACTTcagcaaatataaatgatcacAACCCTTccaataaaacatataaaaacgaAATTGTAAAAAGCGCAAATTCATTCAAAACTGAGGTTGATTCTGAAGATGATATTAAACaaggaaaattaaaaaaagcgTTTGTTAACCTAGCTGGATATATCATTCAAAAATACAGAGCTGTTAGTGTCACCTATATCGAATCT atTGATGGACACGCTTCCTTTAAAAAACCCTGCATTATTGGAAAgtgttttaaatattattaccttcataaataa
- a CDS encoding lysophospholipase, putative has product MEQIELNNDELRNIKCNLDGYPKTDWFRNKNGLLLKTYAWIVKNAIGIILLIHGLKAHTRLNFMKINLKMQNNNVGLVVDNNCYIYKDSWIEKFNQNGYSVYALDLQGHGESQSWKNIKGDFSCFGDLVDDVIQYMNQIQDEISNDNQMDDASNNIVTTKKKRLPMYIIGYSMGGNIALRILQLLNKKKKKKIKAGNSNNYKNCKIMLNNFTNINEVDNDMNNYDSDNSCASTSATTNTITSDKDKGFYNYLDKLNIKGCVSLSGMMEFKTGWNSETNSLKYFYLPILKFLSYVAPHLQISLEFCYKGPKYVANISNHDNFRNNSGIKLKYIYELINASVKLNCNINYMPKDIPLLFVHSTDDSICSYEGAVSFYNKANVKKKELHTVDNMNHSTTTKPGNEEILKKIIEWISNLRRND; this is encoded by the coding sequence ATGGAACAAATTGAATTGAATAATGATGAattaagaaatataaaatgtaattTAGATGGTTATCCTAAGACAGATTGGTTCCGTAATAAAAATGGTTTACTTTTAAAAACATATGCGTGGATTGTTAAAAATGCTATAGGAATTATATTGTTAATACATGGATTAAAAGCTCATACTCgactaaattttatgaaaataaatttaaaaatgcaAAATAACAATGTAGGCTTAGTAGTAGACAATAATTGCTATATTTATAAAGATAGTTGGATTGAAAAATTTAATCAAAATGGTTATTCAGTATATGCGCTAGATTTGCAAGGACATGGCGAATCACAATcatggaaaaatataaaaggcGATTTTAGTTGTTTTGGTGATCTAGTTGATGatgtaatacaatatatGAATCAAATTCAAGATGAAATTTCAAATGACAATCAAATGGATGATGCATCTAACAATATAGTAacaactaaaaaaaaaagacttCCTATGTATATTATTGGGTATTCAATGGGAGGAAATATTGCTTTAAGAATATTACAattattaaacaaaaaaaaaaaaaaaaaaattaaggctggaaattcaaataactataaaaattgtaaaatcaTGTTAAACAATTTTACTAATATTAATGAAGTTGACAATGATATGAATAATTATGATTCCGATAATTCCTGTGCTAGTACCTCTGCTACGACAAATACTATTACTAGTGATAAAGACAAAGGATTCTATAATtatttagataaattaaatattaaaggTTGCGTATCTTTATCTGGTATGATGGAATTTAAAACAGGATGGAATTCTGAAACCAATTCACTtaagtatttttatttgcctatattaaaatttctGTCTTATGTCGCGCCTCATTTACAAATTTCGTTAGAATTTTGTTATAAAGGCCCAAAATATGTTGCTAATATATCTAATCATGATAATTTTCGAAATAATAGtggaataaaattaaaatatatatatgaacttATAAACGCATCGGTTAAATTGAATtgtaatattaattatatgccAAAAGATATTCCTTTATTATTTGTGCATTCAACAGATGATAGTATTTGTTCTTATGAAGGGGCTGTTTCgttttataataaagcaAATGTTAAGAAAAAAGAATTACATACTGTTGATAATATGAATCATTCTACAACAACAAAACCAGGAAATGaagaaattttaaaaaaaattattgaatGGATTTCTAATTTAAGAAGGAATGATTAA
- a CDS encoding fam-a protein, which translates to MSKGYIKIIFSLLISSVYMSNKALASEVDSNIEALQTLIQLYSTFSFLNDYLKETPEQPSFDVCMDPKETKEAENFMNEAELLLQQHAANTDDYKLYHKHDEDSIEYSKKQGNTTIYKLNHKVKNPDKYNYIISMLWNSNTKYFGDKIVKEKVVRAYSPNLMMIQHRYKNDDISFHGYYYALAKKVQVSDDTTIIVYASSDINDYNLGDETKYKNTIVESANLFRPTINSEYDVISGKLTKMFVNLSGFIIQKKNDCVDITYLNSMNINTAIFEDLLIRIIHSSEILNILRSTAIISKK; encoded by the exons ATGAGTAAaggatatattaaaataattttttctcttttgaTCTCATCCGTATATATGAGCAATAAAGCCCTTGCAAGTGAGGTTGATTCAAATATTGAAGCTTTACAAACATTGATTCAATTATATAGCAC GTTTAGTTTCCTCAATgattatttaaaagaaaCACCCGAACAACCCTCCTTCGACGTATGTATGGATCCTAAAGAAACTAAAGAAGCAGAAAATTTTATGAATGAAGCTGAACTCTTATTACAACAGCATGCTGCAAATACGGATGATTACAAATTGTATCATAAACACGATGAGGATTCAATTGAATATTCTAAGAAACAAGGAAATACAACCATTTATAAACTTAATCATAAAGTCAAAAATCCCGATAAG tataattatataataagcaTGCTATGGAATTCAAATACCAAATATTTTGGTGATAAAATTGTTAAAG aaaaagtTGTACGTGCATACTCTCCAAATTTAATGATGATCCAACACCGTTacaaaaatgatgatatatcGTTCCATGGATATTACTATGCTTTAGCTAAAAAAGTTCAA GTATCAGACGACACAACTATAATTGTCTATGCGTCATCAGATATAAATGACTACAACCTTGGTGatgaaacaaaatataaaaacactATTGTAGAAAGTGCAAACTTATTCAGACCAACAATTAATTCAGAATATGATGTTATAAGTGGAAAATTGACAAAAATGTTTGTTAACTTATCTGGAtttataattcaaaaaaaaaacgattgCGTTGATATCACCTATCTCAACTCT ATGAATATTAATACCGCTATTTTTGAAGATTTATTAATTAGAATAATTCATTCATCAGAAATACTAAATATTCTGAGATCAACCGCCATAATTTCCAAGAAATAA
- a CDS encoding PIR protein encodes MNGQLCEILLSVRNWFPDEFENNGDYQIQDAHFFSEYCDNEKCETDIDKINAGCLRLFDEFFVNYHSFPNNNINIVEYITIWLSYMLTLHPHEEINNLSEFYTKFIENGDDYKKAITGVTDYKSYKDLIDKKNMMNMDIKDISKFYDALILLCKMYTEFDTDSSNCKNCSEKGDKFVKKYNELNENPSNAGSNSYNQLLCTLSTDYDNFKKYYDEKKVEYNDFPSLPAIDKTKIPANCSEQSSKVTSSSSSIANKLIPVLSILVAIAIFLGISYKYSLFDFRKRLQRLNLRIKQIKRKINH; translated from the exons ATGAATGGCCAATta TGTGAAATACTCCTTTCTGTAAGGAACTGGTTTCCCGATGAATTCGAAAATAATGGAGACTATCAAATTCAAGATGCTCATTTTTTCAGTGAATATTGtgataatgaaaaatgtGAGACGGAcatcgataaaattaatgctggatgtttacGGTTGTTTGATGAATTCTTTGTGAATTATCATTCGTTTCCGAATAATAATATCAATATTGTTGAATACATTAccatatggttaagttatatgttaaccCTACACCCACATGAAGAAATCAACAATCTAAGTGAATTTTATACTAAATTTATAGAAAATGGCGATGATTATAAAAAGGCTATAACTGGTGTTACTGATTATAAGAgttataaggatcttatagataaaaaaaatatgatgaatatggatattaaagatatatctaaattttatgatgcacttatattattatgtaaaatGTATACTGAATTTGATACAGACAGTTCGAATTGCAAAAACTGTTCGGAAAAAGGTgataaatttgttaaaaaatataatgaacttAATGAAAATCCTAGTAATGCTGGAAGCAATTCATATAATCAACTATTATGTACtttatcaactgattatgataattttaaaaaatattatgatgaaaaaaaggTTGAATATAATGATTTTCCATCCCTTCCTGCGAtagataaaacaaaaattccTGCAAATTGTTCTGAGCAAAGTTCTAAAgttacatcatcaagttcgtcgatagcaaacaaattaattccagttttatcgatattagttgcaatagcaatttttttaggaatttcttataag tattcattatttgacTTTCGGAAAAGGCTTCAAAGACTCAATTTAAGAATCAAACAAATAAAGAGgaaaataaatcattaa
- a CDS encoding fam-c protein — translation MNKRIFSLVCVALYTILAISIQCSEQKASDVGNKTFRGTRGITINNRKIYIDSKQETQLKNKNPKYDKGVSCFNIFKRDKKNQKSSYNYQRLPNVTLEYETAQRDVTPQSKEHLNSLLLLKEKLEKEPSNDKPSE, via the exons atgaataaaagaatatttaGTTTAGTTTGTGTTGCCTTATATACCATTTTGGCTATATCAATACAATGTTCCGAACAGAAA GCATCTGATGTAGGAAATAAAACCTTTCGTGGTACCAGAGgaataacaataaataatagGAAAATTTATATAGATTCTAAACAAGAAACACAattaaagaataaaaatccTAAATATGATAAAGGAGTTAgttgttttaatatatttaaaagagataaaaaaaatcaaaaatctTCATATAACTATCAACGTCTTCCTAATGTAACATTGGAGTATGAAACTGCTCAGCGTGATGTTACCCCCCAAAGTAAAGAACAtttaaattctttattacttttaaaagaaaaattagaaaaGGAACCTTCAAATGATAAACCAAGTGAATAA
- a CDS encoding fam-b protein: MRVSILKYVLFSIVICSFEYAKNELYFVNDRGIYLERNVINFRNNRILSDADNHFDLNEFYQSTLNLANQFNEYNDDDKEIVYIRNAINSHIKKCKESNTLLNLKNVDIKAKKIINKFRKELEKLTKELDNKINDELGIQSIHDKIIIKKDENSSVSKHEDFKQFENDKYNEITSSSNYKKLKTNRNLKKKVIKCILACLASIVIVLAVIPGPVYLMTLYILLL, translated from the exons ATGAGAGTcagtattttaaaatatgttcTTTTTTCAATTGTTATTTGTTCTTTTGAATATGCCAAAAAT GAATTATACTTTGTAAACGATAGAGGGATATACCTTGAAAGGAATGTAATAAACTTTAGAAATAATAGGATATTATCAGATGCAGATAACCACTTTGatttaaatgaattttatcAATCAACTTTGAATCTTGCAAATCAATTTAATGAGTACAATGATGATGACAAagaaattgtatatattcgAAATGCTATAAATTCACATATAAAGAAGTGTAAAGAAAGTAACACATTacttaatttaaaaaatgtagatattaaggcaaaaaaaataattaataagtTTCGAAAagaattagaaaaattaacaaaagagcttgataataaaataaacgaTGAATTAGGAATACAATCGATacatgataaaataataataaaaaaagatgaaaatagtTCTGTATCAAAACATGAAGACTTTAAACAatttgaaaatgataaatataatgaaattacATCAAGTAGTAATTATAAGAAATTAAAAACTAAtcgaaatttaaaaaaaaaagtaatcaAATGTATCTTGGCGTGTTTGGCATCTATAGTAATTGTTTTAGCGGTAATACCAGGACCGGTGTACTTAATGactctatatatattattgttgtga